The sequence below is a genomic window from Theobroma cacao cultivar B97-61/B2 chromosome 6, Criollo_cocoa_genome_V2, whole genome shotgun sequence.
TTGTACAGTTTGGATGTTATATTGTTGATTTTTGTACAGTTTTTTTTGTGATATAAAAAGTTAGAtattagcttttttttttttggggtggggggggggggtgtgAAGTTTTGGGTTCGGTATTTGAAAGTGGCAAAGATGAATTTAAGCGCGGCCGAGGAAGAATCGGCGCAAGAGATTCATATCCCGGCCGATATAGATTGGGAAATGCTTGACAAATCCAAGTTTTTCTTGTTAGGCGCGGCTCTGTTCTCAGGCGTTTCAGCTACTCTTTACCCTGtagttttggttaaaacaagGCAACAAGTTGCTCAAACTCAACTCTCCGGTATCCGAACGGCCTTGTCCATAGTTAAACACGAAGGTTTCAGGGCCTTATACCGCGGATTCGGTACTTCTTTGACGGGAACAATTCCGGCTCGAGCTCTTTACATGGCAGCTCTTGAGGTTACCAAAAGCAATGTAGGGAGTGCCACGGTTAAGCTCGGTGTTCCTGAACCATCGGCTGCAGCCATTGCTAATGCTGTTGCTGGATTAAGTGCTGCAATGGCTGCACAGCTTGTTTGGACCCCCATTGACGTTGTTAGCCAGAGATTAATGGTTCAAGGAAGCCACCCAAGCTGTAGTTCACCTTGTAGATATGTAAATGGGATCGACGCGTTTAGGAAAATAATTAACACTGATGGTCCAAAGGGATTGTATAGAGGTTTTGGGATATCGATTATAACGTATGCTCCATCTAATGCAGTTTGGTGGGCATCTTATTCGGTCGCTCAAAGGTTTGTCTGGGGAGGCATTGGATGTTACTTTTGGAAAAAAGATGATGAGAGTAATGAGAACGGGAgtagtaataataatacaatTAGGCCTGATTCGAAGACGGTTATGGCAGTTCAGGGAGTCAGCGCAGCTTTGGCTGGGGGGGTATCAGCCTTGATTACAATGCCACTTGATACAATCAAGACTAGACTGCAGGTTTTGGATGGGGAAGAGAATGGAAGGCGTGGACCAACAATTGCGCAAACTGTTAGGAATTTGGTTAAAGAAGGTGGGTGGTTTGCTTGTTATAGAGGGTTGGGGCCACGGTGGGCGTCCATGTCAATGTCTGCAACAACAATGATCACTACTTACGAGTTCCTGAAACGGCTCTCGGCCAAGAATCAGGGGAGCTTGATGtagtgaagaagaagaagaataggggttaactaaaaaaaaaaaaaaaacaaaggaaaaacagatgtttttttttcctgatCTATGTCTAAGTCATCCTTTTaatgtttcttttcttgtctCTGTGGAAATctctttctttgctttctttcAAGTTAGCCTGTCTAAGAAGGTTGGTGAATGTAATTTGGCTGCAGGTTTATCTcaatatgaaatataaatctctttctttcttcccacTATACTTAATCTTGGATTaacatcaaatttaaaaaggaCATTTAAAATTTGTGGGTTCATCTTCCCCTGCTTGTGCTTGGCTTTGCTCCATTTGTCATCAACTTATCATATTTCTCAAGATTCCTTTGATAGAAAGTGGGAGTGGCATCTTGTTGCACATGACCTCGAGGAatctagggttttttttttttttttttatggtttcGATTGAAATCTTGGAAAAGCATGATTTTATGTATTTCAGTTGATTAAATCTGAACCGTTGTTGAGATCTTGCAGCAAGCATTGCCGTTGGTTTTTATATTGCTGGTTCATGAGTAACCGGCAGATGCTAGTGGGTGGGGAAAAGGAAGTTGGGATAATCCTGTGTTTGTgtgttttttctttggtttggTGTGGTGTGTTGTGTTGTGGTGGATAATGGATAGTAATTTTGTTGTGGTGGGCCTACCGGAACCCACCTCAGAAGA
It includes:
- the LOC18596190 gene encoding solute carrier family 25 member 44 — protein: MNLSAAEEESAQEIHIPADIDWEMLDKSKFFLLGAALFSGVSATLYPVVLVKTRQQVAQTQLSGIRTALSIVKHEGFRALYRGFGTSLTGTIPARALYMAALEVTKSNVGSATVKLGVPEPSAAAIANAVAGLSAAMAAQLVWTPIDVVSQRLMVQGSHPSCSSPCRYVNGIDAFRKIINTDGPKGLYRGFGISIITYAPSNAVWWASYSVAQRFVWGGIGCYFWKKDDESNENGSSNNNTIRPDSKTVMAVQGVSAALAGGVSALITMPLDTIKTRLQVLDGEENGRRGPTIAQTVRNLVKEGGWFACYRGLGPRWASMSMSATTMITTYEFLKRLSAKNQGSLM